Proteins found in one Tamandua tetradactyla isolate mTamTet1 chromosome 3, mTamTet1.pri, whole genome shotgun sequence genomic segment:
- the MRPS6 gene encoding small ribosomal subunit protein bS6m: protein MPRYELALILKAMQRPETAAALKRTIEALMDRGAIVRNLENLGEQALPYRISSHNQQHSRGGYFLVDFYAPTTTVESVMEYLSRDIDVIRPNIIKHPLTQEVKECEGIVPVPLEEKLYHRKKIDSPDFNLIFTSLTFEHHALIVYNLILYMGVYCRCHLILLRCF from the coding sequence ATGCCCCGCTACGAGCTGGCTTTGATCCTAAAAGCCATGCAGCGGCCAGAGACTGCTGCTGCTTTGAAACGCACGATAGAAGCCCTGATGGACAGAGGAGCAATAGTGAGGAACCTGGAAAATCTGGGTGAGCAAGCACTTCCTTACAGGATCTCCTCCCACAACCAGCAGCACAGCAGAGGAGGGTATTTCTTGGTGGATTTTTATGCACCAACAACAACTGTGGAAAGCGTAATGGAGTACTTGTCTCGAGACATTGATGTGATTAGACCAAATATCATCAAACACCCACTAACCCAGGAAGTAAAAGAGTGTGAAGGGATTGTCCCAGTCCCtctagaagaaaaattatatcaCAGAAAGAAGATTGATTCACCTGATTTTAACCTTATTTTTACTTCTCTCACTTTTGAGCACCATGCATTAATTGTTTATAACCTCATCCTGTATATGGGAGTGTATTGCAGGtgccatttgattcttctaagaTGTTTTTAG